The genomic window GCATCGCCATTCCCTCGTATGCCACGGATGTTCCGCATGACGCGTTCCAGGAACTCGGCGACGGCATCATCGCGATGGAACCCATTCTCTCCGCAGCAAAGGCCGCGGGAGTGAAGCACTGCCATGTCGAGCAGGACCAATCCCCCGACGCGCTCGCCAGCATCCGTCAAAGCATGGATTATTTGCGGAAGTTGTGAGACAACCGATGGCTTTAGTCCCGTAGTAGCGGTGGTTCACGAGTGGGCCGCCCCGATATGCGAGTTCCGATTTTCCTGCTTTTGCTTGCCACCGCCTCACATGCGGAGGATCCCGCTACCGTCGATCGTGCTTGGGTGAATGAGCCTGTTTCCACGTGGCTTTCAAAATTCCAATCGACGACCATCCATCCCTGTCCTTCTGACAAACTCATCCTGGCGGCGTATTGTGAGAGGGAGAAGGAATGGTGGGGGCATATGCGGGTTTTCAAACAATCGGGTGATGGCGTCGAATGGGCCGCGACCTTTCCGAACGAATATATAAAAGGACGCGGGCATCATGTGGTTTCGGCCCGGTGGACTTCATTTCCCATGTTGGAAAATCCGGTGCTGGAACTCATCGAAAGCACCCACATGGGGAATGGGAGCCTATGGCTCCTTGAAATGGACGGCCGGGAACTGCGTCTCCTGCTGCAAGTGAGGGTTTCGGGCCGGTGCTGGAGCGATGAACCTGGTTTTGGAATCCCTCCTCACGGCGAAGCCAGATTCGAAGGGGCGGGCCTGAAGGTGGAATATCTCCAGGCAAACGGGAAGGAAACGACCGTGAAACTCGCCGGATCGCTTGCCATCACGGACATGGAAGGCAACGCGAAACCCTCGTGCGGTTATCAACAGCTGTGCGTATGGAACGGCGAAAAACGGATCTTCGAAACCGGGCGACCCCACAAGGTCGATAGGTAGCGAAGCCATGCCGGATTGTTCCCGAACGCGATCCGTCAGGATTTCCGGCCTTCGTCATACTCGAAGTACTCCGCCATCGTCTCGATCTCGTCGCGATTCTCCAGCCCGCTCTCCCGCTTGCGGCGGATGAGCATTTCGGTGGTGCCATCCTTCCAACCGGCTTTTTTCATGTACTGGTTCCAGACGAAGATGTCGCCTTCGTTCAGCGGGCGGCCGGCTTCAAAACACCAGTTCAGGATCTCCTCATCACCGCCTCCGATCAGGACGCGGGCCTTGAGATCATCGTAATCCACCCGGAGGAAATTCAAGCAACGGCCGTCGAATCCCTTGCCGAGGTTTTCACAAAAATCCTCGCGGAGGTTTTCCGCGGCGTGCAGCCGGATCTTGTCCAGCATCCGGGCGAAATAAACCATGCCGAGGGTTTCCTGATAGGCGGAGAGGGGTGCGGATTTCATGACTTCCGGAGAAGCCTGAGGGATTTCCCTTGTCGTGGCAAGTCCGGCGCCGCACGTCCATCGCGGCTTAATGGGCCGAAAGCCATGGCTTTCATTCATTCCGCCTGGATTGGCAGAGCCTGGCGTTCCTCAATCTCCTCCCGCCTTCCGCGTGCTTCGAGAATCAAGGCGCGGGCTTTCTCCGCCTGGCTCTCCAATACGGCGGCCTGCTCGTCATATTTGGTCGCCTTCGCCCAGCCTGACTTGTCCGGTACCGTCGTGTAAGAGGTCTGATCCCCGTAATTTCTGGTGACACGACGGGTTCTCGAACGCTCGGAGTCAGCCTGACGCCGCAATTGAGCGGCCTCGGCGAGAGCCTCGCTCGCCTTGATCTTCAGGTCCGCGATATAGGCGTCCAATTTTTTGATCTCCTTGTCGTCCGCCGGAGGTTGGGGGCCGTTGGTGACTGGTTTGGATACCTTGGCCGGGAGACGCGGTTTCACCGGCTTTTCCTTGTCTGCAAGTTCGGCCTGTTTTTTCTCCTCTTCTTCCTGCCTGATGCGTTCGCCCTCGGCCTTGGTGGCTTCGCTTTTCACAGCCACCGCCTTTTTCCATTCCGCACGATATTTGGATTGCACCGCGTCAGGAAGATCTCCGTAAGGCACGCGGGCTGTTCCGGCCTCGTGGCGGATGCGGATACCGACATCGTCGTTCGTAAGGACCTCGACCTTGAAGTATTCCCTGCCTCCCCGCGTCTTCAGCGACTCCAGCACTTCCCCGGCAAAGGACAGCGGAGTCATCAGCAGGAGCAACAAGAGGGGGGGCGGAACCGTCGTCATCTGATCGCAACGATCGGTTTTCGATACATCCGGGAGCAAGCTTTTCTTCGTGAAGGCACTGTCAATTTTTGCGAAAAGCTAAAGATTCGTTTGAATTTAAGCAGATAGGGACTAGTCAAAAACAGCATCACATGCCATCGCCCGGCCCACCGCCATCCCCGAACCATTCAAAATCTCCCGATTCCCTCGTCATGAAATCCCATTTCCTGAAACCATTGTTGGCCTCAGGCCTTTTTCTTGTCCCCGCCATTTCACTTCAAGCGGGCGTGGAAACCACCCTCAAGCTCGACCTCCGCTGCTATTACCAAAAAAGGATCTCCACCTCGAACAGCCATGTCACGGGCGACGTCGAAGCCGTGCGGCTCGACTCCAAACAACTTCTGAAGCTTCTCGCCAAACAAACGGGCTTGAAATATTCCGGAGGTTCGCAACTCCGTGTCGCCACCAGCGGCAAGGTCATCGTCACCGATTCCAAGGGCAACGCCATCGCCGACGTCAGCCGCTACTTCACGGCAACCCTGGCCCAGGATGACTCCATCTTCGACGGCAAGTACAAGCGCGATACACTCGAACAGAAAACAACCAATTATTTTCCCATTTCCTTCACCATCAACCTTCCGGCATTGAAGGGAACGGTCAGCGGGATCGCCACCGAAAAGCTGGATATTTCGAAACCCGACAAATTTGACATCCAGCGTTCCGAAAGCAAATCCTCGGCCAATGTGAACGGCCAAGGCCAGCTCTCGGGAAATGTCGCGTATTTCGACGGCAAGTTGTCGCTCTCAGGCAAGGACGCGGCCATCTTGAAAGACTGATCCCATGACACGCAGCCACGCCACCCTGCTCGCCGGTCTGGCGGTGCTGGCCGCCACCGCGATTGTCATTTCACGCGGCTTAGGCCCATCCGGTGACCCGGGCCGCGCCGCCCGGGCCGGGGCAGTGGAATCCCCGCTTCCGGCAGCTAAAAAAAGCCCGCGCCCGCCTAGCCGGGCCATCCGGATTTCCGCGGATGAAATCCCCGCACCCACGCAACCACCACACCCGGCGGGCGACGAAGAAAATCTGGACTGGATCACCCAGCGTGTCTCCGACCTCAACGAGCTCGCATGGTTCGAGGACGAGGCTTCTCTCCGCCAGATCCTCGGGGAATTGAAGAACCCCCTGCGGGAAATCCGCGAAGCCGCGCTGGAGGCGACCAAAACCTTCGGCAGCACCGCCGCCATACCCACCCTGTCCGCGCTGGCGGAGGAGACTCCTGATCCGGTGGAACAAAAGACCATCAACGAGGTCATCGAGTATCTCAAGGTTCCACCGATGATCGATGAGGACGGCGATGTGACGGAGGGGAATTAACCGAAGTTTTTCACGACCCACATCATCCCTTTACAATTCCGGTGCTCACTCGGTGACAACCGGAACGACCCACCGCAGGCAACCCGCCCGCTCCCCGTCGTTCTGGAAAAAAAACCGAACGACCATGAAAACCCCGACCACCGCCCTGATTCTCGGCATCCTTTCCAGCCTCGCCCCCATTACCCAAGCGAATCCCGGCGGCCCCCACCCGCCGCCACCCTTCCGGGGAGGAAACAACTCCGCTCCGGAGCCCCAGAAGCCGCAGATCGCGGTGGTCGAGGAGGAACTCGGCATCGCCCGCGACAAGTTCGAAACCTATCGCAAGCTCACGTTCGAAGGCTTCCGCTACTATGTGAAATCCGACGAGACGCTGCGTGCCACCCATGCCGCGATCTACCAGAAGATCCAGAACAACACCCTGAACGAGCGCCTCACCGTCACCCAGGCCCGCGCCTTCGTCCTCCAGCTTCTGGAAATTTCCAGTACCCACGTTGAGGCTCCGAACCCCGCGCTGACCGCTGACAATCTCGACGCGCTGTCCAAAAACATCGACACCATCCTGCTCGAGAAAGTGGAAGGCGGCATCCTCACCCCGGACCTGAACCGCCGGGAATGGCTGATGGACGAACTGGTCCATTTCGCGGCGGACAGTTCTGTCAGCGATTCAAGACGTTCCTCTCTGGTAAACCGGTTGGAAGACCTGCTCGCTGCGGAAGACCGTGCCAAGGAAAGCGGAGACCTCAGTGACAACGAACGCGACAAGCTTTTGGAAAATTCCGTGGATACATGGAAAGCCTTCGTCCGTGTTTTCCGGAAGTGAGTCCGGGGAGAGGACGACGGCGGCGGTCAGGTCCGCATCGGCGGCGGCACCTGGCCCCGTGCATCATACGGGGACGGTCGATCGAACGGATAGTCTCCACGGAATGGACGGATTGTCGGCAGCGGTTGAATCGGACGCAAGTTGCTTTCGCCCGCCAATATCTGGCGAAGATTACAGAAACACCTTTTCGGAACTGACGGCGGGACCCAGCCACAGCCGCTCTGAAGGTAGGAGAATGTCAAATCGCCGCAATGGATTCCAAGCGGATCGCCGGGGTTCTCGTCTCGTTGGATTTCTCCAGATCGATCGTGAGATTCAATGACCAGTCGTTCAGATCGTCCGGGTCGATGAGGGTTTGGTGGATCTCCAGGCCGTCGTCGGAAATGTGGGTGTGGCGGGCGTTGCGGGCCTCCGGATCAAGACGGATCTGGTGGCGGGCGGCGTGGTAGGTGTTGAGAAGGACGAGGATGCGCTCGTTCGACCACGGCTTGCCATCGCTGTCCTGGGGGAGGATGAGGCTGAGGGCGGCCTCGGTGTCGTAGCGGGACAGCGCGGTGACGAGGGTGAGGACGTGGTTGCGGAGGTGGCGGGTGAAGGCCTGCTTGTCCTTGGTGTAGGGGATCTTCGCCTTGAAATTGGAGAGTTCGTTTTTGATGGAATCGGATTTATCAACCTTGGCGGCTTCCGGATTTTTCATGGCCTGCCATTCGTCCAACAGACTGGAGTCGGTGTGGCGGACGATGAGTTCGAGGAATGACTCGGCCTCGTGGAGATGCTCGGTTTTCGCATGATCCGGCACGGTCTGGGAGAGGACCTTGTAAACCTCGCCGAGGTGGCGGAGCAGCACGGCTTCGGCACGCTCGAGCTTGTAGGTTTTCACATAGTCCTCGAACGACTGGTAGTTTTCCAACATCTCGCGGGCGACCGTCTTGGGCCGGACGTTCTCGCTGCCGAGGTAGGGGTGGCGGAGCTTGAAAGCGTTGAAGGTGGTGTAGATGAAATCCGCACCGGGCTTCGGCCACTCGACCTGGTCCAGCATCTCGATGCGGTCGTCGTATTCCATGCCCTCGTCCTTGAGCCGGGCCATGAGCTCGGATTTCAGGAGATCGACCTGTTTCCTCAGGACGATGTCCGGATTTTCCAGGATGGACTCGATGAGGGAGATGACGTTGAGCGCGTAATCCTCCGCTTCCTTGTCAAGCTGCGGGATGGCGTCCAACAGGTAGAGGCTCAGCGCGTGGTTGATGGAGAAATCCTCGGGCAGCGAAACATCGACGACGACCTTCCGCGGCCCCGTGCGTTTCGCCGGCGGAATGATGTGGAGGATCTTCGCGCCGATAAGACCGCGGAAGAGTTTGAAGGCATGCTTCTTGAGCGCCTTCTTCTTCGATGGCGGTTCGTGGCTGTCGTCGATGATTTTCTTCAACGCCGCACAGCCATCCTCATGGGTGCGGGAAAGCACGTTGAGCAACGTGTGGTGGTAGACGGAAAAACTGGAAACGAGCGGCTCGGGCGGCGCGGTCTGGAGCTTGGCGAAGGTTTGCTCGTCCCAGTGGACGAAGCCTTTTTCCGGCGGCTTGCGTTTCTCGAAGGATTTCTTCTTGTTCGCCGCCGCCTTGGCCGCGAGCCGCAGGTTCTCGATGATGTGCTCGGGTGCCTGGGCGACGACGTAACCCGTGGTGTCGAATCCCCGCCGGCCCGCACGGCCGACGATCTGGCGGAAATCCCGCACCGCGAGGATCTTGGTACCACGTCCGTCGTACTTGCACAGGCCCGTGAGCATCACGGTGCGGATGGGCACGTTCACGCCGACGCCGAGCGTGTCCGTGCCGCAGACGA from Luteolibacter yonseiensis includes these protein-coding regions:
- a CDS encoding DEAD/DEAH box helicase, producing the protein MISMFNASCPVFNDPVTMSAPLNSKNLPENPTADDILNVFLDYLTATGTVPYDHQEEAILELFAGNNVILNTPTGSGKSLVAQAMQFKSLCQGRRSYYTVPIKALANEKFLSLCHVFGPENVGMITGDATVNHDAPVICCTAEILANMALRDGARAPVDDVIMDEFHYYSDHSRGAAWQIPLLTLPRARFLLMSATLGDSSFFSKQLTTLTGAPTTLVQSEQRPVPLEFEYSTTQLQEKVAGLNEQGRSPVYLVHFTQNACADTARDLLSTNFCTKEEKQAIARALDDADFRSPYGRELSKILRHGVGIHHAGLLPKYRLLVEKLTARGLLKVVCGTDTLGVGVNVPIRTVMLTGLCKYDGRGTKILAVRDFRQIVGRAGRRGFDTTGYVVAQAPEHIIENLRLAAKAAANKKKSFEKRKPPEKGFVHWDEQTFAKLQTAPPEPLVSSFSVYHHTLLNVLSRTHEDGCAALKKIIDDSHEPPSKKKALKKHAFKLFRGLIGAKILHIIPPAKRTGPRKVVVDVSLPEDFSINHALSLYLLDAIPQLDKEAEDYALNVISLIESILENPDIVLRKQVDLLKSELMARLKDEGMEYDDRIEMLDQVEWPKPGADFIYTTFNAFKLRHPYLGSENVRPKTVAREMLENYQSFEDYVKTYKLERAEAVLLRHLGEVYKVLSQTVPDHAKTEHLHEAESFLELIVRHTDSSLLDEWQAMKNPEAAKVDKSDSIKNELSNFKAKIPYTKDKQAFTRHLRNHVLTLVTALSRYDTEAALSLILPQDSDGKPWSNERILVLLNTYHAARHQIRLDPEARNARHTHISDDGLEIHQTLIDPDDLNDWSLNLTIDLEKSNETRTPAIRLESIAAI
- a CDS encoding DUF5069 domain-containing protein, with the translated sequence MKSAPLSAYQETLGMVYFARMLDKIRLHAAENLREDFCENLGKGFDGRCLNFLRVDYDDLKARVLIGGGDEEILNWCFEAGRPLNEGDIFVWNQYMKKAGWKDGTTEMLIRRKRESGLENRDEIETMAEYFEYDEGRKS
- a CDS encoding HEAT repeat domain-containing protein: MTRSHATLLAGLAVLAATAIVISRGLGPSGDPGRAARAGAVESPLPAAKKSPRPPSRAIRISADEIPAPTQPPHPAGDEENLDWITQRVSDLNELAWFEDEASLRQILGELKNPLREIREAALEATKTFGSTAAIPTLSALAEETPDPVEQKTINEVIEYLKVPPMIDEDGDVTEGN